A segment of the Prochlorococcus marinus XMU1412 genome:
TCCTCAGATTTTTATGAAAATAAATTATATATGCACCAATTAGATTTAATGAATAATCTAGGAATTTCATCTTTTATTTCATCTCTGCCAAAACTGGTAATTGAATTTTTTATACTTTCATTTATTGCAATTTTAATGATAATTAATGGAAACTCGCCAAATAATATTTCATATATAAATAATATAATGATAATTTTGATAAGTTGCTTGAGGATTTTACCTTATGCACAATCAATATATGCTGCACAAACAAGTCTTAAAATTTTTAATGATTCAATTTTAGTATTGTACAAATATTTAACAAATGATTTTGGTAATCCTAATAATAATAATTCAAAATCAAATCAAGCTCATCTTAATTACGATATTAAAATTTTAGATAAATTTAAAAATTTTGGTAAATTAATTATTACTTACAAAATAAAAAATAAAAACAATATAATTCCTATTAATATTAGATCTAATCAAATATTAGGAATTCGTGGGGTTTCTGGATGTGGGAAATCAACTCTAATAAGATCTATGATAGGTTTAAGAAATATTTATAAATTAGAAGCAGTTATTAAGAAAGATTTTTTTAAAAATAAAGAAATCTATAAAATTAAAGATTATATTAAATGTGGATTTATTCCTCAAAAATCATATATAACAACTGGAACAATTAGAGAAAATATAAATCAGAATCAGAACTTTTTTGATTCTGATATTATTGAGTTATTAGTGAGATTCAATTTATCTAAAAATAAAGAAGAGGGCTTAAAATTTTTAAACAAGCATATTGGAGAAGATTCAAAAATGAATCTCAGTGGAGGAGAAATACAGAGAATATCATTCATAAGAGCATTATTAAGAAGACCGAAACTATTATTTATCGATGAAGCTACATCTGCATTAGATGAGAAAAATGCAAAAATTATTATTGAATCATTACTTGAATATACTGAAAGTGTTATTATGATTTTCCATTCAAGTTATTTAGAATCATACTGCAATCAAATTTTAGATTTCCAAAAAAAATAAACTTTTTATGTGTGGATATATTTTTCTAAAATCAAATATTAAAAAAGATCATAATTCTATAAAAAAAAGCATTCCTAAAATTGAGAATAGGGGACCAGATCAAACAAATATTATTCATTTACAAAATAAAACATTAATTCATACTCGACTTTCAATAGTCGATATAAACAATGGATCACAACCAATGCAAGCTTCAAAAGATGATATTAATTATTGGATACTTTTCAATGGAGAAATATATAATCATATTGAATTAAAAAATAAACTAAAGAGAAAATATAAATTCAAAACTAATTCAGATACTGAGGTTCTTTTAGCTTCATATATAGTATGGGGTGAAAAATGTTTAGAGAAAATAATTGGCATGTATAGCTTTGTTATTGTTAGTAATGATGAAGAGATATTCTGCGCAAGAGATTTAACTGGGCAAAAACCTCTATTCTACTCTTTGAATGAAGATAAAATTGTAATAAGTTCAATTCCTATAAGATTTGATCAACAAAAAGATATTTCTGAAGAATCAATAGCAGATTTCCTTATAAATGGATACTTAACATCAAATAGAACAATCCTTAAAGAAGTATTTAGTCTGGAACCTGGTTTTTCATTAAAAATAAAAAACAATCAAATAAAAAAATTTCAATTTTGGAAATTAGAAGATTATGTTAAGAATAAAAATAATAATTCTCAAGATGAATTACTAAGAAAAACAGATCATCTCCTCAATAAAATAGTAAAGAACTATAAAAACCAAGCGGATGTCCCAATAGCACTATTATTAAGCGGCGGGATAGATTCATCTCTTTTATTAAGATATTTCCAAAAAAATAATATCCTCCCTGATTGCTATACATTGGATACTGAAGATTCAAAAAGTGAATTAGAAGAATCTAAAAAATATATAAATCCTATTAAACATAAGATAATAAAATCTAAGAAAATTAATGCGGAATTTTTTGAATATGTTTATGGCAATATTTTTAGTCAACCATTTTCTGATAGCTCAGCATTAAATACATCAATACTTATTAAAGAATTATCCAAAAAATATAAATGTGCAATAGGTGGAGATGGAGCTGATGAAATATTTGCTGGTTATCATGATCGTATAATTCATTTAGGTGGTAATATGATTTTCAATATAAGTTTTTACAGAAGAATAATAAGTCAAATAATTTCAAGAATTAAAAATAAACATTTGATAAAAAAAATATTTTTTTCAGGATATAGATATCCAATATTTAATTTAAATATAATTAATGATTTACTTTCAACAAATTTTAAAAGTAAAGACTTATTTAGTTACGAGTCTGAAAATTTTAAATTTAATTCTAAAGAAAAAATTCTAATTGAAGATTTCTTAACCTATTTACCGAATAATATAAATATTAAACTAGATGAGATTTCTATGCATTATGGTGTCGAATTAAGATCGCCCTTTCAAGATAGAAGGATAATAGAATATGCATTAAGTATTCCAGCCAAAAATAAATTTAATAAAAAATTATCTAAAATATTATTGAGAAAAATTCATTCAAATTATCTAGAAGATAATTCATACAATTCAAAAAAAGGTTTTGGATTAAATTATGAAAACTTCCTTAAAAGAAAGGATATGCAAAATCTTTATAAAAAGTATGTAGAAAAAAACTCAAAAATATCTAAGTTTATAAATAATAAAAATATAGATAAAATATTGAATAAAAATTATTCCGCTAAAAGATGGAATTATCTTTGTCTTGCAATATGGATTGAAAAAAATACATGATAAGTATACTATTGCCAATCTTCAACAATGAAGAAACAATAAAAATAGTTTTAAATTCAATAATTAAAAACGTCAATAAGAATGATGAAATAATAATAATTGATGATTGCTCCACTGATAATTCATATTCAATTATTAGATCTATTATTGAAAAATATAAATTACTTAAGATTATTATTATGAAAAATAAAAAGCAAATGGGTATCTCCTATAGTCTTAACAAGGGCATAAAATCAGCTTCGAAAAAGTATATTGCCAGAATTGATGGCGACGATATTAATTTCAAAAATAGATTTAAATTTCAATTAAGAGTTCTCAAAGAAAACCCCAGAATTGATCTTTTGTCATGCGCTAAAAAAGATTATAAAAACCTGAAAAGTTTAGATCTTAGTGAATTGAAAATAAATCTTAAAAATAAATATAATTTAAAAAAATTATCAATTAAAGATTTAGCTTATCAAAATTTGATTATACATCCATCAATAATCTGTAAGACTGATATTTTAAAGAATTTCACATATGATATGAGTTTTGTTAAATCTCAAGATTATAACCTTTGGTTAGATATGGTTTTCGAGGGAGTCAATATTTATTTATGTAATACAGCTGTTATCTGCTACTTAAATAAAAGAGATAATCTCTCAAAAATAAAAACTCAATTATTAAATTCTATAAAAGCGAGAATTAAACATATGAAATTAAATAAACCCATAGTTAATTTTGTATTGTTAATGGGATCGATTAAGGATACACTTAGTATTGCAAAAATACTAATCTCAAATCGTAATGGAATATGATATTTGGTATATTTTTTGTTACTCAGAAGATCAATACATAAGTGCCTTAAAAAGGCTAAAGATTTCTATTGGGAGTATTAACAGTAATTCAAAAATAAAAATATTAACATGGCATAAAAATTTAAATAAAGATATTATTGATCTAAAGAAAATTAGAAAAATTGACTTATTTGAAACCAAAAAAATAGAATTTTCTAGAGCATTTTGTATTAATCTAATTTCTAAGTTAATAG
Coding sequences within it:
- a CDS encoding glycosyltransferase family 2 protein; this translates as MISILLPIFNNEETIKIVLNSIIKNVNKNDEIIIIDDCSTDNSYSIIRSIIEKYKLLKIIIMKNKKQMGISYSLNKGIKSASKKYIARIDGDDINFKNRFKFQLRVLKENPRIDLLSCAKKDYKNLKSLDLSELKINLKNKYNLKKLSIKDLAYQNLIIHPSIICKTDILKNFTYDMSFVKSQDYNLWLDMVFEGVNIYLCNTAVICYLNKRDNLSKIKTQLLNSIKARIKHMKLNKPIVNFVLLMGSIKDTLSIAKILISNRNGI
- the asnB gene encoding asparagine synthase (glutamine-hydrolyzing), whose translation is MCGYIFLKSNIKKDHNSIKKSIPKIENRGPDQTNIIHLQNKTLIHTRLSIVDINNGSQPMQASKDDINYWILFNGEIYNHIELKNKLKRKYKFKTNSDTEVLLASYIVWGEKCLEKIIGMYSFVIVSNDEEIFCARDLTGQKPLFYSLNEDKIVISSIPIRFDQQKDISEESIADFLINGYLTSNRTILKEVFSLEPGFSLKIKNNQIKKFQFWKLEDYVKNKNNNSQDELLRKTDHLLNKIVKNYKNQADVPIALLLSGGIDSSLLLRYFQKNNILPDCYTLDTEDSKSELEESKKYINPIKHKIIKSKKINAEFFEYVYGNIFSQPFSDSSALNTSILIKELSKKYKCAIGGDGADEIFAGYHDRIIHLGGNMIFNISFYRRIISQIISRIKNKHLIKKIFFSGYRYPIFNLNIINDLLSTNFKSKDLFSYESENFKFNSKEKILIEDFLTYLPNNINIKLDEISMHYGVELRSPFQDRRIIEYALSIPAKNKFNKKLSKILLRKIHSNYLEDNSYNSKKGFGLNYENFLKRKDMQNLYKKYVEKNSKISKFINNKNIDKILNKNYSAKRWNYLCLAIWIEKNT
- a CDS encoding ATP-binding cassette domain-containing protein, whose protein sequence is MNNTLKLIKKIIFISNMDKESIGFKNILIYGFLSGFAELLIFASSIYIISIISNERELIYNPFIILLFIILGSLLRIYSSKKIINYSHSIGAKIGKFILKDRLNNHKLYNYSENVDDNIVVSIVNYTQIFVSSLQNISLAIAALLGIISIIIILSISYYVNSLIIIISIAALYILINKYNSIKLAKISRIIAKNQRTVLTKTREPLEMDEEIFITNSSDFYENKLYMHQLDLMNNLGISSFISSLPKLVIEFFILSFIAILMIINGNSPNNISYINNIMIILISCLRILPYAQSIYAAQTSLKIFNDSILVLYKYLTNDFGNPNNNNSKSNQAHLNYDIKILDKFKNFGKLIITYKIKNKNNIIPINIRSNQILGIRGVSGCGKSTLIRSMIGLRNIYKLEAVIKKDFFKNKEIYKIKDYIKCGFIPQKSYITTGTIRENINQNQNFFDSDIIELLVRFNLSKNKEEGLKFLNKHIGEDSKMNLSGGEIQRISFIRALLRRPKLLFIDEATSALDEKNAKIIIESLLEYTESVIMIFHSSYLESYCNQILDFQKK